The following is a genomic window from Limibacillus sp..
CCTTCTATCAGGGCCGCCCCCTGGACGGCTTCCAGGGCGCGCTGCCCGAAGGCCAACTGCGCGACTTCATCAAGAAGCTGCTGGAGGCCTCGGGCGGCGGTGAGCAAGGCGAGAGCAGCGACCAGCTTCTGGCCCAGGCCGACGAGGCGCTGAGCCAGGGCAAGCCCGAAGAGGCCGCCGAGCTCTACGCGCGCATCCTCGACAGCGAGCAGGAGAACACCAAGGCGTTGTCCGGCGTGATTCGTTCCTACATCGGCATGGGCGAGCTGGCCGCGGCCAAGGAGATCTTCAACTCCCTGCCCGAGGCCGTGCAGCTCCACGCCGACCTGCAGGGCGCCAAGGCGGCGCTCGATCTGGCCGAGCAGCCCGAACAGGACGAAGGCGAGCTGGCCGAACTGCTTGAGCAGGTCGCCCACAACCCCGACAACATGCAGGCCCGCATGGACCTGGCCCTGGCGCTGAACGCGCAGGGCAAGCGCGAGGCCGCCGCCGAAGAGCTTCTGGAGATCGTGCGCCGCAAGCGCGACTGGAACGAAGATGCCGGGCGCAAGCAGCTGGTGCAGTTCTTCGAGGCCTGGGGCCCCACCGACCCGGCGACCGTGCAGGCCCGAAAGCGCCTTTCCTCGCTGCTGTTCTCCTGACCGCGAACAGCTGGCGTACCGGGAGTCCGCGATGCACCAAGGCCCCTCAGACATGAGCGCCCCAGCATGAGCACGCCAGCATGAGCACGCCTGACCGGCATCCCATGAACCCGCGGTTCGAAGACCTGCCCGCGGCGCTGCCGATCTTCCCGCTGAGCGGCGTGTTGCTGCTGCCCAAGGCGCAGCTTCCGCTCAACATCTTCGAACCGCGCTATCTGGCCATGATCGACCACGCGCTGAAGCACGAGCGTTTGATCGGCATGATCATGCCGCGCGAGGACGCGGCCGGAATCCGCATGGGCGACAGCCCGGTCTATCCGCTGGGCTGCGCGGGCCGCATCGTCTCCTTCACCGAGACCGAGGACGGGCGCTACCTGATCACGCTTCAAGGGCTGATCCGCTTCGATCTCAAGGAAGAACTGCCGATCGAGGCCGGCTTCCGCCGCGTCGTCCCCGACTATTCGAACTACCGCGCCGATCTGGAGCAGCCGGAGGTGGAGGAGGACTTCTTCGACCGCAAGCGGCTGCTCAGCAACCTGCAGCGCTACTTCGACGCCAAGAGCATCTCCGCCGATTGGGAAGCCATCGAGGAGGCGCCGGGCGAGCGGCTCATCACCTCGCTTGCCATGGCCTGTCCCTTCGATAGTCTTGAAAAGCAGGCGCTCTTGCAGGCGCCGGACAACGTGGCGCGGGCCGAAACCCTGATCCGCATCCTGGAGATGGCCGGGGGCGAGGACGGGGGCTACTCCACCCGCACGCATTGATGGGCGCGGGCAGCGATGGGCACGCGCGCTGATTGAGAGGGCACGACGATGACGAAGGTCGATCCAAAGCTTCTGGAGATTCTGGTCTGCCCGGTCACCAAGGGCCCGCTGGAGTACGATTCCGCGCGCCAGGAACTGATCAGCCGTCAGGCCGGTCTCGCCTTTCCGATCCGCCACGGCATCCCGATCATGCTGCCCGACGAGGCCCGCGAGCTGAAGGCGGAGGACAGCGCGCCGTGACCGCGGAAAGCTGGGAAAGCGCGCACTGGCCGACCGAGCTGCGCTACAACAAGGCGGAGAAGACCCTCCATGTCACCTTCGACAACGGCGCGGCTTTCGCCTTGCCCGCCGAACTGCTTCGGGTCGAAAGCCCCTCGGCGGAGGTCCAGGGGCACGGCCCCGGCCAAAAGCAGATCATCGCCGGGCGCCGCCACGTCGGGATCATGGAGATCGAGCCGGTCGGCAACTACGCCGTCAAGATCAAGTTCGACGACCTGCACGACAGCGGCATCTTTTCCTGGAAGTACCTCTATGAACTGGGGGAGCGCCGCGAAGAGCTTTGGAACAGCTACCTCTCGGAGCTCGAGAAGCGCGGGCTGAAGCGCGATCCGCGCTAGCCGGGCGTTCTAGAGCGCCTCGCCCCTGATCAGGCGGGGCAGGTCGCCCGTCACGCCCATGGCGTCCTGCATGAAGAGCCGCTTCAGGGGCGGCAGGCGATCGACCGCGGCCAGCCCCAGATCCCGGGCGAGCCGCAGCGGCGCGATGTCGTTGGAGAAGAGGCGGTTGAGCGCATCGGTCACCGCGACCAGCGCCAGCGCATCGAAACGCCGCCATTGGGGATAGCGGGACAGCAGGTTGGCGTCCCCCAGGTCGAGACCCAGGCGCGCAGCGTCCACCAGGATCTCCGCCAGCGCCGCCACATCCCTCAGACCCAGGTTCAGACCCTGCCCCGCGATGGGGTGGATGCCGTGCGCCGCGTCGCCCACGATGACGAGGCGGTGGTCCAGGTAGCGCTCGGCCAAGAGTAGCGACAGCGGATAGGACCAGCGGGGCCCGACCGCCTTGAGCGCGCCGAGACTGTCGCCGAAACGCCGCTCGATCTCCGCCGAGAAGTCCGCCTCGTCCAGCTTCATCATGGCCCCGGCCAGCTCGCGCTTTTCGGTCCAGACGATGGAGGAGCGGTGGCGGCCCTTGGCGTCGTCGGTCAGCGGCAACATCGCGAAGGGACCGGCGGGCAGGAAGTTCTCGTGGGCCACGCCCTCGTGGTCCAGCTCATGCTCCACGGTGGCCACGATCCCGGCCTGGGGATAGTCCCATCGGGTGGTCTTGATCCCCGCCTCCTCGCGCAGCCGCGAGCCGCGGCCGTCCGCGGCGACGGCCAGCGAGGCCGAGAGCCGGCGCCCGTCGTCCAGCTCCGCCGTGACGCCGTACGCCCCGCGCTCCAAAGGACCGGCGAGGCTGTGCGGCGCCAGCAGCGTCAGCCCCTCGACCGGCAGCGCGGAGAAAAGGGCCTTCCTGAGCGTGCGGTTCTCGACGATGTAGCCCAGCGGCACGTCGCCCACCTCGCTATGGTCGTAGTGCAGGAAAAGCGGGGAGGCGGCCTCGCCGATGCGCGCGTCGGAGACCCGGATGTCCAGGATCGGGGCGGCGCCCGGCGCCATGGCCTTCCAAAGCCCCAGCGCGGAGAGCATCTGCTTGGTGCCGGCGGCGATCGCGCTGGCGCGCCCGTCGAAGGCCGCGCCCTGCGCCGTCGCCGGATCCTCGCGGTCCACCAGAAGACAGGTGACGCCTGCGCCCGCGAGCGCGTGGGCCAGGGTCAGGCCCACCAGCCCGCCACCCACGATCAGAACATCCGCCTTCAAGTCCCCGCGCTTCGCCATGCCCCAAAGATCGTTCAGGGGCCCGTTCCTGTCCAGGGGCAAGGCGGCGCAGGCGGCGACTTTGAGTGCGGTGCACAAAAAATGTGCATAAGAAATAGGCAGTTTACGGTTTGGTCATTTTTTATGCAGGCCTCTGAAGCGGCCGCGCCGCGCCAATCCGCTAAGTGTCTGACTAGACTCCTGATTCGGATGGATGAATCCTGGTGAAAGCGATTTTGGCACGACTCTTGCTTCCTCACTCTCTCGGGGGCCGGTGTGAGACCGGCGCTTGGAATAACCAACGAGGGAACAAGCAGCCATGAAACTGGTAATGGCCATCATAAAGCCCTTCAAGCTCGACGAGGTCCGCGAGGCGCTCACCGGCGTCGGCGTCGAAGGCCTGACCGTCAGCGAAGTGAAGGGCTACGGCCGGCAAAAGGGGCAAACCGAAATCTATCGTGGCGCAGAGTACGCCATCAATTTCCTGCCCAAGGTGAAAATCGAAATCGCTGTCGCCGACGACATGGCGGAGAAGGTCGTGGAAACCATCCAGACCGCCGCCAACACCGGGCGCATCGGCGACGGAAAGATCTTCGTACTGGATATCGGGCACGCCGTG
Proteins encoded in this region:
- the trxA gene encoding thioredoxin codes for the protein MEEIIGAPQGAANGAAAGDVIKDISEADFMAEVVQASMERPVIVDFWAPWCGPCKQLTPALEKVVTEAGGKVVLAKVNVDENQGIAQQLRVQSVPTVYAFYQGRPLDGFQGALPEGQLRDFIKKLLEASGGGEQGESSDQLLAQADEALSQGKPEEAAELYARILDSEQENTKALSGVIRSYIGMGELAAAKEIFNSLPEAVQLHADLQGAKAALDLAEQPEQDEGELAELLEQVAHNPDNMQARMDLALALNAQGKREAAAEELLEIVRRKRDWNEDAGRKQLVQFFEAWGPTDPATVQARKRLSSLLFS
- a CDS encoding LON peptidase substrate-binding domain-containing protein encodes the protein MSTPDRHPMNPRFEDLPAALPIFPLSGVLLLPKAQLPLNIFEPRYLAMIDHALKHERLIGMIMPREDAAGIRMGDSPVYPLGCAGRIVSFTETEDGRYLITLQGLIRFDLKEELPIEAGFRRVVPDYSNYRADLEQPEVEEDFFDRKRLLSNLQRYFDAKSISADWEAIEEAPGERLITSLAMACPFDSLEKQALLQAPDNVARAETLIRILEMAGGEDGGYSTRTH
- a CDS encoding Trm112 family protein; translation: MTKVDPKLLEILVCPVTKGPLEYDSARQELISRQAGLAFPIRHGIPIMLPDEARELKAEDSAP
- a CDS encoding DUF971 domain-containing protein, with protein sequence MTAESWESAHWPTELRYNKAEKTLHVTFDNGAAFALPAELLRVESPSAEVQGHGPGQKQIIAGRRHVGIMEIEPVGNYAVKIKFDDLHDSGIFSWKYLYELGERREELWNSYLSELEKRGLKRDPR
- a CDS encoding FAD-dependent oxidoreductase, translated to MAKRGDLKADVLIVGGGLVGLTLAHALAGAGVTCLLVDREDPATAQGAAFDGRASAIAAGTKQMLSALGLWKAMAPGAAPILDIRVSDARIGEAASPLFLHYDHSEVGDVPLGYIVENRTLRKALFSALPVEGLTLLAPHSLAGPLERGAYGVTAELDDGRRLSASLAVAADGRGSRLREEAGIKTTRWDYPQAGIVATVEHELDHEGVAHENFLPAGPFAMLPLTDDAKGRHRSSIVWTEKRELAGAMMKLDEADFSAEIERRFGDSLGALKAVGPRWSYPLSLLLAERYLDHRLVIVGDAAHGIHPIAGQGLNLGLRDVAALAEILVDAARLGLDLGDANLLSRYPQWRRFDALALVAVTDALNRLFSNDIAPLRLARDLGLAAVDRLPPLKRLFMQDAMGVTGDLPRLIRGEAL
- a CDS encoding P-II family nitrogen regulator, which encodes MKLVMAIIKPFKLDEVREALTGVGVEGLTVSEVKGYGRQKGQTEIYRGAEYAINFLPKVKIEIAVADDMAEKVVETIQTAANTGRIGDGKIFVLDIGHAVRIRTGETDTSAL